From the genome of Eublepharis macularius isolate TG4126 chromosome 12, MPM_Emac_v1.0, whole genome shotgun sequence, one region includes:
- the PDK2 gene encoding pyruvate dehydrogenase kinase, isozyme 2 isoform X3 codes for MVFLDKDPEDQGTLGQFTNSLVTIRNRHNDVVPTMAQGVIEYKEAYGDDPVSNQNIQYFLDRFYLSRISIRMLINQHTLIFDGSTNPAHPKHIGSIDPHCNVSEVVRDAYDMAKLLCDKYYLASPELEIQEVNERGTGPHSWPTNHPDQPIHMVYVPSHLYHMLFELFKNAMRATVESHESSPTLPTIKVMVSLGQEDLSIRMSDRGGGVPLRKIERLFSYMYSTAPKPELGTGGTPLAGFGYGLPISRLYAKYFQGDLQLFSMEGFGTDAVIYLKALSTDSVERLPVYNKSAWRHYQATQEADDWCVPSTEPKNTSTYRVT; via the exons ATGGTGTTCCTGGATAAGGACCCCGAGGACCAAGGGACACTGGGACA GTTCACTAATTCCCTGGTCACCATCCGGAACCGCCACAATGATGTGGTCCCCACCATGGCACAAGGTGTGATCGAGTACAAGGAGGCTTATGGGGATGACCCAGTCTCCAACCAGAACATCCAGTACTTCCTAGATCGCTTCTACCTTAGCCGGATCTCCATCCGCATGCTGATCAATCAACACA CCTTGATTTTTGATGGCAGCACCAATCCGGCCCATCCCAAGCACATCGGCAGCATTGATCCTCACTGCAACGTCTCAGAGGTGGTCAGAG ATGCATATGACATGGCCAAGCTCCTCTGTGACAAGTACTACTTGGCATCTCCCGAGCTAGAGATCCAGGAAGTGAATG AAAGAGGAACAGGACCTCACTCTTGGCCCA CGAATCATCCTGACCAGCCCATCCATATGGTCTATGTCCCCTCTCATTTGTACCACATGCTCTTTGAGCTGTTCAAg AATGCCATGAGGGCCACCGTAGAAAGCCATGAATCTAGCCCCACGTTGCCAACCATCAAGGTGATGGTGTCCCTGGGCCAAGAGGATCTTTCTATCCGG ATGAGCGACCGAGGAGGTGGAGTTCCTCTGCGCAAGATCGAACGCCTCTTCAGCTACATGTATTCCACAGCACCCAAGCCAGAGTTGGGCACTGGTGGGACACCCTTG GCTGGCTTTGGCTACGGGCTCCCTATTTCCAGACTTTATGCCAAGTATTTCCAAGGAGACCTTCAGTTGTTCTCCATGGAAGGCTTTGGGACAGATGCTGTCATCTATTTGAAG GCCTTGTCAACAGATTCAGTAGAGCGGCTTCCTGTGTACAACAAGTCAGCATGGCGCCACTACCAAGCCACCCAGGAAGCTGACGACTGGTGCGTGCCCAGCACAGAACCGAAAAACACTTCCACATATCGGGTGACCTAA